The Starkeya sp. ORNL1 DNA window TGAAGAAGCTGAACGCCGCCGCCAATGAGGCGATCAAGCTCCCGGAGGTCCGCGAGAAGATCCTGGCTGAAGGCGGTGACGTCGTCGGCGGCACCAGCGACCAGTTCGCGACCATGCTGAAGGCCGACTATGACAAATGGTCGAAGGTCGTGAAGGAATCGGGCGCCAAGATCGACTGATTGCCCGCTCCGCGTACCGCGCCGGCCGGGGTGATACCCGGGCCGGCGCGGTTGCGTCTCTTCCTCACCTCGCATTCGGGAACGACCACGATGCGTCTTGCCATTCGTGCGCCCAGGGAATTCTGGCTCGGCCTCGTCTATCTCGCCTTTGGCGGCTTCGGCCTGTGGTTCGCGCAGGACTATCCGATGGGCACCGCCGGGCGGATGGGCCCCGGCTACATGCCCGGCGCGGTCTGCCTGCTGCTGATCCTGTTCGCGGTCATCTCCTTCGTGCGCTCGGTGCAATTCACCGGCGAGCCGGTCGGCACGCTGGCGCTGAAACCGCTGCTGCTGGTGCTTGCCGGCGTCGTCGCCTTCGCCGTGCTCGCCGAGCCGCTCGGGCTCATCGGGGCGATCCTGGCCCTGGCGTTGCTCAGCGCCGCCGGCAGCTCGGAATTCCGCCTGCAATGGATGCCGATGCTCGGCCTCGCCGGGCTTATCGCCTTCTGCAGTCTCGTCTTCGTCCGGGGGCTCGGCGTTCCGCTGCCGCTCATCGGCACCTGGTTCGGCAACTGAGGACGCTGGCATGGAACTTCTCGGCGATCTCGGCCTCGGGCTGCAAACCGCGCTCAGCTTCACCAATCTGGCTTATTGCTTCATCGGCGTGCTGCTCGGCACCGCGATCGGCGTGCTGCCCGGCCTCGGGCCGGTGGCGACCATCGCCATGCTGCTGCCGCTCACCTTCGGCCTGCCGGCGGAGACCGCGCTGATCATGCTCGCCGGCATCTATTACGGTGCGCAATATGGCGGCTCGACCACGGCGATCCTAGTGAACCTGCCGGGCGAGAGCTCCTCGGTCGTCACCACGCTCGACGGCTACCAGATGGCGCAGCGCGGCCGCGCCGGCGTCGCCCTGGCTACCGCGGCGATCGGCTCATTCGTTGCCGGCACCATCGCCACGCTGGTGATCATCCTGTTCGCTCCGCCGCTGGCGGATCTCGCGCTCGAATTCGGCCCGGCCGAGTATTTCTCGCTGATGGTGCTGGGTCTCATCGCCTCGATCGTGCTGGCGCACGGCTCGCTGCTGCATGCGCTGGGCATGATCCTGATCGGCCTGCTGCTCGGCTTTGTCGGCACCGACGTCAATTCCGGCATGCAGCGCTATGTGTTCGATTTTCCCGAACTCGGCGACGGGCTGAACTTCGTCATCCTCGCCATGGGCATGTTCGGGCTCGGCGAGATCATCGCCAATCTCGGCAGCGGCGTCAGCCAGGACGTACAGACCAAGACCATCACCACGCTGATGCCGTCGCGCGAGGATTTCCGGCGCATGGCGATGCCCATCCTGCGCGGCACGCTGTTCGGCTCGGTGCTCGGCATATTGCCGGGCGGCGGCGCCATGCTGGCCTCGTTCGGCGCCTATTCGCTGGAGAAGAAGATCTCGCGGCGGCAATGGGAGTTCGGCAAGGGCGCGATCGAAGGCGTGGCTGCTCCCGAGTCCGCCAACAATGCCGGCGCCCAGACCTCCTTCATCCCGATGCTGACGCTCGGCATCCCCTCGAATGCGGTGATGGCGCTGATGATCGGCGCCATGATCATCCAGGGCATCCAGCCGGGGCCTTCGGTGATGACCGAGCAGCCGGCGCTGTTCTGGGGGCTGATCGTCTCGATGTGGATCGGCAACCTGATGCTGCTGATCCTCAATCTGCCCCTCGTCGGGTTCTGGGTGAAGCTGATCTCGGTGCCGTACCGGTACCTCT harbors:
- a CDS encoding tripartite tricarboxylate transporter TctB family protein → MRLAIRAPREFWLGLVYLAFGGFGLWFAQDYPMGTAGRMGPGYMPGAVCLLLILFAVISFVRSVQFTGEPVGTLALKPLLLVLAGVVAFAVLAEPLGLIGAILALALLSAAGSSEFRLQWMPMLGLAGLIAFCSLVFVRGLGVPLPLIGTWFGN
- a CDS encoding tripartite tricarboxylate transporter permease; translated protein: MELLGDLGLGLQTALSFTNLAYCFIGVLLGTAIGVLPGLGPVATIAMLLPLTFGLPAETALIMLAGIYYGAQYGGSTTAILVNLPGESSSVVTTLDGYQMAQRGRAGVALATAAIGSFVAGTIATLVIILFAPPLADLALEFGPAEYFSLMVLGLIASIVLAHGSLLHALGMILIGLLLGFVGTDVNSGMQRYVFDFPELGDGLNFVILAMGMFGLGEIIANLGSGVSQDVQTKTITTLMPSREDFRRMAMPILRGTLFGSVLGILPGGGAMLASFGAYSLEKKISRRQWEFGKGAIEGVAAPESANNAGAQTSFIPMLTLGIPSNAVMALMIGAMIIQGIQPGPSVMTEQPALFWGLIVSMWIGNLMLLILNLPLVGFWVKLISVPYRYLYPIILVFCCIGVFSLNNSTFDVYCMALFGLVGYVFRRLGAEPAPMLLAFILGPMMEEYSRRAMLLSHGDPMIFITSPISGAMLLAAVVLIIIVLLPTISRGRVEAFQEEA